The Intestinibaculum porci DNA window AGCTCAATAAGTACAAAAAAAGGTGTCCATGACAGACACCTTCGTAAAATTATTTTTCGTAACCTGGTTTACCTAATAATTTGAACATATTCTTCTTGTAAACTTCAACACCTGGCTGGTTGAATGGATTTACACCTAATAAGTAAACTGATAAAGCACATGCTTTTTCGAAGAAGTAAACCATATAGCCGAAGCTATAAGCATTCATTTCATCTAATTCAATGACAATGTTTGGTACGCCACCGACATTGACATGGGCATCAATTGTACCTTCACAAGCTCTCTTGTTGACATAATCAACAGTTTTGCCTGCTAAGTAGTTTAAGTTATCTAAGTTATCAGGATCACTTGGAACAGTTAAGTCTAACTGAGGTTTAGTCACTTTTAAGACGGTTTCAAATAAGACTTTTGAACCTTCCTGGATAAACTGACCTAATGAGTGTAAATCTGTTGAGAAGACTGCTGAATGAGGTAAGATCCCCTTGCCTTCTTTACCTTCTGATTCACCGAATAACTGTTTCCACCATTCAGCGACATTGCTTAACTGTAATTCGTAAGTAACGAACATTTCAGCTGGATATTTCTTACCTAAGATCTGACGAGCAACGCCATATTTGTAAGCATCGTTAGTAGCTAAATCAGGGTTATTGTAATGATCCTGAGCAGCTTTAGCACCTTCCATCATCGCATCGATATCAATACCAGCCATGGCAATTGGGAATAAACCTACGGCTGTTAATACTGAGTAACGACCACCGATATCATCAGGGACAACGAATTCTTCGTAGCCTTCCTGATCAGCTAATGTCTTTAATGCACCTTTATGAGCATCAGTTGTAGCGACGATACGTCTTGCAGCCACTTCCTTACCTTTTGTTTCTTCCAGTAATTCTTTGAAGATACGGAAAGCAACAGATGTTTCTGTGGTAGTCCCAGACTTAGAAATAACGTTGATACCGAATTCCTTGTCTTTTACATATTCCTTGATCTGTGCTAAGTAAGTAGATGAGAATGTATTACCGATATATAAGATCTCTACTTTGTTTGTTGGATATAAACCATTGATGGCTTCAATAGCTGCACGAGCACCTAAGTAGCTGCCGCCAATCCCGCAAACGAGTAATACATCGATTTCTTTAGAAAGTTCAGCAGCTTTTGCTTTGATTCTAGCAGCTTCATCTTTATCGTAGTTTGTAGGTAATTCTACCCATCCTAAGAAATCGTTGCCAGCACCCGTTTTGTTGTGAATCATATCATGGATTTCTGCAACCTTATCCTTATAATCATTCAAGTCTTCAGCTAATTTGGCATGACTTAAATCAACCTTGATCATACATCTTCCTCCTTATTGATGCCTCGACTGATCCACCGAGGCAACATTTCTTTAAGTGGCTGGAAACCTTTAGGTGTTTCCACAATCAGCTGACGATGACGTCGACATTTACGACGGCTTTTCGCGACAGCTTTCAGTGAAAGTTTCGCCTGATGAGTTTTAGGATCGATATCAATGACCTTAACCTTGATTGTCTCTCCTATCGATACATAGTTTCCAACACTTCTGACAAAACGATCAGAAATCTCAGAAATATGGATCAGGCCGCTGCTATGGTCCGGCAGTAATGCAAAGGCCCCATAAGGCTGGATCCCCGTAATTGTGACATCAATAATGTCACCAATATGTATTTGATGAAAACTCATCCTGTCCCCTCCAATCGCCCACATTATAGCATATGTTTTCATATTCTAAAATAGTTATCGCTTATTCGGTAAATAGTTTCATAGGTTTCATCTATATGTAATTTATTTTCATACTATGAAATTGAAAAAGACCAGTTGCCTGGTCTACTTCACTTTCACGCTGCGCACCGCTGAATATTTTCCATACGCGCCATTTTTATAGCCGCGTACTTTGAATTGATAACGTGATGATCGCGATAAATTTTTCACGGTTTTCTTAGCGCTTTTCGTATATGTATAATTCCACTTCACACGTCCCGCTTTAC harbors:
- a CDS encoding glucose-6-phosphate isomerase, which encodes MIKVDLSHAKLAEDLNDYKDKVAEIHDMIHNKTGAGNDFLGWVELPTNYDKDEAARIKAKAAELSKEIDVLLVCGIGGSYLGARAAIEAINGLYPTNKVEILYIGNTFSSTYLAQIKEYVKDKEFGINVISKSGTTTETSVAFRIFKELLEETKGKEVAARRIVATTDAHKGALKTLADQEGYEEFVVPDDIGGRYSVLTAVGLFPIAMAGIDIDAMMEGAKAAQDHYNNPDLATNDAYKYGVARQILGKKYPAEMFVTYELQLSNVAEWWKQLFGESEGKEGKGILPHSAVFSTDLHSLGQFIQEGSKVLFETVLKVTKPQLDLTVPSDPDNLDNLNYLAGKTVDYVNKRACEGTIDAHVNVGGVPNIVIELDEMNAYSFGYMVYFFEKACALSVYLLGVNPFNQPGVEVYKKNMFKLLGKPGYEK
- a CDS encoding CvfD/Ygs/GSP13 family RNA-binding post-transcriptional regulator produces the protein MSFHQIHIGDIIDVTITGIQPYGAFALLPDHSSGLIHISEISDRFVRSVGNYVSIGETIKVKVIDIDPKTHQAKLSLKAVAKSRRKCRRHRQLIVETPKGFQPLKEMLPRWISRGINKEEDV